One region of Juglans regia cultivar Chandler chromosome 4, Walnut 2.0, whole genome shotgun sequence genomic DNA includes:
- the LOC109013366 gene encoding uncharacterized mitochondrial protein AtMg00810-like — translation MTAVRTLLAIADVKNWHLIQLDVNNTFLHGDLLEEVYMKLPLGFRVKRGSQSKSDYSLFTNSTSHSFIALLVYVDDILIASSDLEAMKSLKSLLNAKFKLKDLGSLKYFLGLEVARSPNGISLCQQKYALEILQDADFLACKPISFSMEQNLKLSKDDGDLLPNPTVFRRLIGRLLYLTITRSYLCYSIERLSQLMDQPRLPLLNEAHRILQYVKNTLGLGLFFPAHNSLTIKAFANSNWASCPDSRISTIGFCVFLGDTLISWKTKKQHNVSRSSVETEYRVMASTTCEIVWLLTLLSDFHVSHSHSAQLFCDSQYALHITVNPVFHERTKHIELDCHFIRDKIQAEVIKTFHLSSLHQLADVLTKPHGSQQFQFLITKMGVHSIYSPS, via the exons ATGACTGCTGTCAGAACTTTGTTAGCCATTGCTGATGTTAAGAATTGGCATCTTATTCAACTTGATGTCAACAATACTTTTTTGCATGGTGATCTTTTGGAGGAGGTATACATGAAGTTACCTCTTGGTTTTCGTGTTAAAAGGGGGTCACAA TCCAAATCTGATTATTCCTTATTTACTAACTCCACTAGTCATTCTTTTATTGCTCtattggtttatgttgatgatattttgatagCTAGTAGTGATTTGGAAGCTATGAAGTCTTTGAAATCTTTACTTAATGCTAAATTCAAGCTCAAGGATCTTGGTTCCCTCAAGTATTTTCTTGGCTTAGAGGTGGCCAGATCACCCAATGGCATTTCACTGTGTCAGCAAAAATATGCTCTTGAAATTTTACAAGATGCTGATTTTTTAGCATGTAAACCAATATCTTTCTCTATGGAGCAAAATTTGAAGCTTAGTAAAGATGATGGTGACTTGCTGCCAAATCCTACAGTATTTCGGAGGTTAATTGGTAGGCTTCTCTACCTTACAATTACAAGATCATATTTGTGTTACTCAATTGAGAGACTTAGTCAATTAATGGATCAACCTAGACTACCTCTTCTGAATGAAGCTCATAGGATTTtgcaatatgttaaaaatactCTTGGTCTTGGTCTATTTTTTCCAGCTCATAATTCACTAACAATCAAGGCTTTTGCAAATTCAAACTGGGCTTCTTGTCCTGACAGCAGAATATCTACCATTGGTTTCTGTGTTTTTCTTGGTGACACATTGATCTCTTGGAAAACTAAGAAACAGCATAATGTTTCTCGTTCTTCAGTTGAGACTGAATATAGGGTCATGGCATCCACTACTTGTGAAATAGTTTGGCTTCTAACCCTTCTATCTGATTTTCACGTTTCTCATTCTCATAGTGCTCAGCTTTTTTGTGACAGTCAATATGCTCTACACATCACTGTCAATCCAGTCTTTCATGAACGGACTAAGCACATAGAGTTAGACTGTCATTTCATCCGAGACAAAATACAAGCTGAAGTCATCAAAACATTTCATCTTTCTTCCCTGCACCAACTTGCAGATGTTCTTACCAAGCCTCATGGCTCTCAACAATTTCAGTTTTTAATCACCAAGATGGGAGTTCATTCCATTTACTCTCCATCTTGA
- the LOC108990705 gene encoding protein RETICULATA, chloroplastic-like: MASCLLSFGVSNVVSPSNAVVLRKIWGQSMFVQSFGFRRVVKEVALPMLVRNNRSKHQGLVVEVKMSEHRGESQSGVAVSKEGVNIDSASGVGKGIAILESGNEARTYSGGSDGDVLSGSGGNGGLFNGGSRGGGGGGGGGGGDEDGNDKEEEEFGPVLKFEEVMKETEARGASLPSDMLEAAKSVGLRKVLLLRYLDFQGSVWPLGFLMKSCSMLRNRMLADPSFLFKVGTEIVIDFCCATFAEVQKRGKDFWAEFELYVADLMVGLVVCVALVGMMAPYARIGGPTISKGFLGRMKHAYGALPSSVFEAERPGCRFTLEQRIAAYFYKSILYGSVGFGCGIIGQGIANLIMTVKRSIKKSEEDIPVPPLLKSAVLWGVFLAVSSNTRYQIINGLECLVERSAIAKQVPSVAMAFTVGVRFANNVYGGMQFVDWARWSGVQ; the protein is encoded by the exons ATGGCGAGTTGTTTACTGAGTTTCGGAGTGTCAAATGTCGTGAGTCCGTCGAACGCGGTGGTTCTGCGGAAGATTTGGGGTCAGAGTATGTTTGTGCAGAGCTTTGGCTTTAGGAGGGTGGTAAAGGAGGTTGCTTTGCCAATGTTAGTTCGAAATAATAGGAGTAAACATCAGGGCCTCGTGGTTGAGGTGAAAATGTCAGAACACCGTGGCGAATCGCAATCTGGTGTGGCCGTTTCGAAAGAGGGAGTCAATATCGATAGTGCCAGTGGTGTAGGTAAGGGTATTGCGATCTTGGAGAGTGGGAACGAAGCGAGAACTTATAGCGGCGGGAGTGATGGGGATGTGCTTAGTGGCAGTGGTGGAAATGGGGGATTATTTAATGGTGGAAGTAGAGGCGGAGgtggaggcggaggcggaggtgGCGGTGATGAAGATGGAAATgacaaagaagaagaggagttTGGGCCAGTTTTGAAGTTTGAGGAGGTGATGAAGGAGACGGAGGCTCGGGGGGCGAGTCTTCCTTCGGATATGTTAGAGGCTGCGAAGAGCGTCGGGCTCCGTAAAGTGCTTCtccttagatatttggattttcAG GGTTCAGTCTGGCCTCTGGGCTTTCTCATGAAGTCATGCTCTATGCTTCGAAATCGAATGTTGGCTGATCCatcctttctctttaaagttGGAACAGAG ATTGTCATTGATTTTTGTTGTGCCACTTTTGCGGAAGTTCAAAAGAGAGGCAAAGACTTTTGGGCAGAATTTGAGTTGTATGTTGCAGATCTCATGGTTGGGTTGGTGGTTTGTGTTGCTTTGGTTGGTATGATGGCACCTTATGCTCGTATTGGGGGACCAACTATATCTAAGGGCTTTCTTGGGCGAATGAAGCATGCTTATGGAGCTCTTCCTAGCAG TGTATTTGAAGCTGAAAGGCCAGGATGTAGATTTACCTTAGAACAGAGAATTGCTGCATACTTTTATAAG AGTATCCTGTATGGATCGGTTGGGTTTGGTTGTGGCATTATTGGCCAAGGCATTGCAAATTTGATCATGACTGTCAAGCG GAGCATAAAGAAATCAGAAGAAGACATTCCCGTGCCACCACTTTTGAAGAGTGCGGTTCTTTGGG GTGTATTTCTTGCAGTTTCTTCCAACACCCGCTATCAGATCATAAATGGACTGGAATGTTTGGTAGAACGATCGGCTATTGCAAAGCAGGTTCCATCCGTCGCCATGGCTTTCACAGTTGGTGTGCGATTTGCCAACAATGTATATGGAGGGATGCAATTTGTGGACTGGGCTAGATGGAGTGGGGTGCAATAA
- the LOC108990704 gene encoding PRA1 family protein A1-like, whose protein sequence is MDWGNVTAEDLVDALREVDWSSPPRPLSEFFSRFTFPRSYAKWNSRLKCNLYYYRTNYFIMIIFILGLGFLRRPLALVAAFLTALSIAFLNDSFAGTFSEKVTRTVRQFSPHLAAKMRPPLTPVIRGRPSAKRAIYICGRPRWVFVLIFSTVSFFLWFVSCGLLMVLWALAIGLLASILHASFRTPNLKARLNTFREEFRAVWRNYSEL, encoded by the exons ATGGATTGGGGCAACGTTACAGCGGAGGATCTGGTCGACGCCCTCCGCGAGGTCGACTGGTCGTCTCCACCGCGCCCTCTCTCGGAATTCTTCTCCAGATTCACCTTCCCCCGATCTTACGCCAAATGGAATAGCCGCCTCAAATGCAATCTCTACTA CTATCGAACCAACTACTTCATTATGATAATATTCATTCTTG GATTGGGTTTTCTTCGGAGGCCACTTGCTCTTGTAGCTGCTTTTCTGACAGCACTTAGCATTGCTTTTCTGAATGATAG CTTTGCAGGTACTTTTAGTGAGAAGGTAACAAGAACAGTAAGGCAATTCTCCCCACACTTAGCTGCAAAGATGAGGCCTCCTCTTAC GCCTGTTATTCGTGGACGTCCATCAGCTAAAAGAGCAATATATATTTGTGGTCGGCCTCGTTGGGTGTTTGTTTTGATATTCTCTACTG TGAGTTTCTTCCTCTGGTTTGTTTCCTGTGGTCTCTTAATGGTGCTATGGGCTCTTGCCATTGGACTTCTTG CCTCCATCCTGCATGCAAGTTTTAGAACACCTAATTTGAAAGCGCGTTTGAACACATTCCGTGAGGAATTTCGTGCGGTTTGGCGCAATTATAGCGAGCTGTAG